The DNA segment AACTGGTTaaacagcaaaaaaaataatttaaagagTCTGAAAAACTAATTTACGTCATGTTGTGCTTCAAATATGACATTGCCACTAACATACCATTAGTTACTAGTTGTGTATGATTCATGTTTTGTTATGATGTCCAATAGCTGAAATCAGAATTCACGTTCTAAGAAAATTGCGATATTCTTTTTcacacatttttatttaaaaatatttgatgatAGTTTATtagtaacaaataaaaattaagttttacaaATATAAGTGCAGACGCACATTGTGTCTAAGCACCTGCCATGTCCATTATACTTGCGTACACACTGATCATTACATGGTTTAGCTTCGCAAAGTGCTGATCCTTTAGAATAATCAGTACACATTTCTTGTCCTTGTGACTCCATCACCGTCCCTAAAAATAAACATTGAAAACATGTATTACCATCatctttattttgttatatgtaAAAAGGTCATGAAGAAATTAAACATTATCAAATCAAAGATAAAACatagaaataatatttactATAGTTAAGTGTAAAACAAACCTAAAACAAGAACAACCATGAAAATAGCAAGAATTGTGGTTTTAGCCATTTTTGATGATGCAACAAAAagcgaaaaatttaaaataaagaacAGTGATGAGGTTGTATTGCATCCATGAATAtcttatatataacaaattagatttgtagatatttttcaaaagtaccacaaattgaaaaacatagaaAGAAATCAAGAGTAAACTTATAATAAAGAAGATGACTCATACAAACAaatcatgaaaaacaaataggaaaaatatcttgaaattaattaaaactgataGATTTTATAGTAAGGTAAGTCAATATGTATTCATTATCAGttgaatttaaattctaattTCCAAGTTTAATAGTATAAAAGATTCGATTGTTGGTTTAAATAGGATGCTCTAGATAGAAATAACCAATTtgttaaactatataaattaatagaagtTTGACTAAAAAGAATAtctttattgttatatttttgattgtCTTCTATACACATATTTTTATGTCAGTTACTGTGATAATTTTAGCCATTCtccatttaaaatgaaaagcatctaatttgaaaactaatttATTCAACAACCAAGTTAGAATTTGAATCAAAACTTTCTATCTATTTTGTGAGAATCAATTTAATTACACAACCTTACTAGCATATTACCAAGCTAAGGTGTCATAATAATAAAACTTACCCTTACTGATTGACGTGGCACTAGCAacgatttttcaaaatataatatattttctagagaaattcCAAGTATTGCGATTAAGAATATTATATTCTACAATCcaataacatatattatactcTCAGTTCGAAACTACACCAGGCGTTATGTGTGCGGCTGGGTAGGACCTAGCGCGTAATCAATTAATCAGAGATTATACGGAGATTAATTGGAGTTATTTTAGGATTTCTAAATAagtatatgattatatattaaataagatTAAGTATCACATCTTGGATCCGTGGTGTAGTAGCCTTTGTTGAGCTTAATTAGCCTACCCAACACGGTCACATTGAACATtttggacaatattttttagaattatattaaataaaatggtaattgACAAAATTACCCTCGTCTTCCACCTTCTTCATGCGAAACCTGTAgctgttttctattattttttttttttttagtttcagtCTATTTCGTATTAATTTCGTAAGTTTTGGTTTAAATAATACAAATCGTAACTTAGAATgtgatatcaaatttaaaatctataaagcAATGAACTTATAAATTTTGGTGATTAACTGAGCAAATAGTATCAAATCGCGGTGGTGACCAGCTGACTTACGGTTTTCCAGCGAGTACGCGGCCGTGCAGAACACGTTTTTAGAACAATGGATTATACCAAACTGTGATGATATTAGTTTCATTTAACCgttgattttaaattaaaattcctAAATTTTATAGATATAACATAAAAgttggaaaataaaattaacaaaaaaaagaaaagattgttGATTTAACTAGGATGGTTCAAGAACGAGGTTGTTTGATCTACACTGCTTTACTTCTCTAGCACACTTAACAACCATCGAATTCCAAGAAACCACATCACCAACTTCCATATCTTGTAACATAGTACTTGCAGTTTTAAAGTATATGCATTTAGCATACATAGCAATCACTGCAGTTTGAACAAATATATTGGCCTTATAAACCACTCTTAATTATGAAGCCATACGTAAGTTTCTGGAATTCAACATGTGCATCACTCTCTATTGAGCCAATAACTTAATAACGCATaagataattttaattatacaaattaattggtattagatatttttatgaattttgtaCTACACTTTTACATTTTCATCATCTATAATAttgaaaaagttattttttttattatgatcGACATATCTGACTTATATATATGGCATATATGCTGAAATTTGCGGTTTATAATTCCCGTCTTTTTTGATGCATCTAGCGGTTGATTCTGACGATCCTAAAAAGAATGCATTTAAAGCTATATTAGATTATCATATTAATAGATTCGGGTTTGAAATActttttgactaatatttaggGTAGCTAGACGTCGGTTACCGGACTAACGTGCTAACTGTCGGGACTTAGATCCAAACTGGTTaaacagcaaaaaaaataatttaaagagTCTGAAAAACTAATTTACGTCATGTTGTGCTTCAAATATGACATTGCCACTAACATACCATTAGTTACTAGTTGTGTATGATTCATGTTTTGTTATGATGTCCAATAGCTGAAATCAGAATTCACGTTCTAAGAAAATTGCGATATTCTTTTTcacacatttttatttaaaaatatttgatgatAGTTTATtagtaacaaataaaaattaagttttacaaATATAAGTGCAGACGCACATTGTGTCTAAGCACCTGCCATGTCCATTATACTTGCGTACACACTGATCATTACATGGTTTAGCTTCGCAAAGTGCTGATCCTTTAGAATAATCAGTACACATTTCTTGTCCTTGTGACTCCATCACCGTCCCTAAAAATAAACATTGAAAACATGTATTACCATCatctttattttgttatatgtaAAAAGGTCATGAAGAAATTAAACATTATCAAATCAAAGATAAAACatagaaataatatttactATAGTTAAGTGTAAAACAAACCTAAAACAAGAACAACCATGAAAATAGCAAGAATTGTGGTTTTAGCCATTTTTGATGATGCAACAAAAagcgaaaaatttaaaataaagaacAGTGATGAGGTTGTATTGCATCCATGAATAtcttatatataacaaattagatttgtagatatttttcaaaagtaccacaaattgaaaaacatagaaAGAAATCAAGAGTAAACTTATAATAAAGAAGATGACTCATACAAACAaatcatgaaaaacaaataggaaaaatatcttgaaattaattaaaactgataGATTTTATAGTAAGGTAAGTCAATATGTATTCATTATCAGttgaatttaaattctaattTCCAAGTTTAATAGTATAAAAGATTCGATTGTTGGTTTAAATAGGATGCTCTAGATAGAAATAACCAATTtgttaaactatataaattaatagacgTTTGACTAAAAAGAATAtctttattgttatatttttgattgtCTTCTATACACATACTTTTATGTCAGTTTCTGTGATAATTTTAGCCATTCtccatttaaaatgaaaagcatctaatttgaaaactaatttATTCAACAACCAAGTTAGAATTTGAATCAAAACTTTCTATCTATTTTGTGAGAATCAATTTAATTACACAACCTTACTAGCATATTACCAAGCTAAGGTGTCATAATAATAAAACTTACCCTTACTGATTGACGTGGCACTAGCAacgatttttcaaaatataatatattttatagagaaattccTAGTATTGCGATTAAGAATATTATATTCTACAACCcaataacatatattatactcTCAGTTCGAAACTACACCAGGCGTTATGTGTGCGGCTGGGTAGGACCTAGCGCGTAATCAATTAATCAGAGATTATACGGAGATTAATTGGAGTTATTTTAGGGTTTCTAAATAagtatatgattatatattaaataagatTAAGTATCACGTCTTGGATCCATGGTGTAGTGGCCTTTGTTGAGCTTAATTAGCCTACCCAACACGGTCACATTGAACattttggacaatattttagaattatgttaaataaaatggtaattgACAAAATTGCCCTCGTTTTCCACCTTCTTCATGCGAAACCTGTAgctgttttctattttttttttttttgagtttcagTCTTTTTCGTATTAATTTTGTAAGTTTTGGTTTAAATAATACAAATCGTAACTTAGAATGTGATATCaagtttaaaatctataaaGCAATGAACTTATAAATTTTGGTGATTAACTGAGCAAATAGTATCAAATCGCGGTGGTGACCAGCTGACTCACGGTTTTCCGGCGAGTATGCGGCCGCGGAGAACGCATTTTAGAACATGGATTATACTAAACTCTGGTTATATTAGTTTCATTTGACCgttgattttaaattaaagttCCTAAATTTTACAGATATAACataaaagttgaaaaaaaaaattaaaaaaaaaaataaaagattgttGATTTAACTAGGATCGTTCAAGAACGAGGTTGTTTGATCTACACTGCTTTACTTATAAACCTAAGTTAAGATCCACACCTTGCGCgagataaatattatttaaattgtttttatgtattatatatttttacatattataaaattatatatatatataatattaaaaaattcaatacatattgtgtttattattaaattgatgcaaacacataaataaattttattaatctgaacaatcacttttttattttatatggtctataattaaatttaaatgagattaacacatatatatagtatattgttaatattgatatttattaaataattttgtctACTTATACtgttttttaatcatttgtttaataatttataaattaaaaaaaattcaaagcaaaatttcaaaattaaaatatattaatattttatatggtatagtttaatttaaactatattaatatatatatataatcttaatatttattaaatgagatttcatacttatatgattttgtaattatttgtatcttgtaataataattttaagtgaaacttttaagagttttagtaatttatagtcattttcaaaaaaactaaatataacatatacggaaaagtctaaattttattatatggttaatgtggttttttaatttattttagtaagttaaaattgaaaaaatgatagaggatacgttagtttttatcaaatctttgttattcaaaatcattaattgtcatatatatttttgcgACATTAGAAAATtccttaatttttgtttatggaaaaagtgaagaacattaataattaatttatggttagtttaataaaaggTTATTATATATGTAGATGAAGCAACCTAATTCTGTATAGATtctaagagcatcattagtGGTTAGGTACTCTCTTAGGTCTCTCatcattaattttgttattaattgattttaaaaacattaaatgacaaaaacaaaaatgaactAATGATAGAGTGACAACAATTAAAAAAGTCTCTCCAACTTCACCGATCGTTTCTTCTACATGaatcgtctctctctcttttccttaCCTTTTCTAATATTGTCATTATTGTTATTGTCAGAAACTGTCTAACAGCCCCTCACTGCGGCTCTAAGAATCATTGTGGTAATGACAGATAACTATCCCAAATACtgtaatgtttctcttttaatatacaagagatttctaaaaaaatatatgttttttatggtttattttGTTCTTTCATTTCACAAAGAAAGGACATGGATTAATCTTATGACTCATGTTCTTCATCTGCTTCAGGACCTGCATCAGAAGTTTCATCTTCTGTGAGGTTTTGGTTTGGTTGGGTTTTGTCTTCCTCAGGTGTACGCAGTGGTGGACCCACGTTAAGAATTATGGAATCATCTGACACcccaaatatattataaatataatttggcaagctaaaattgttATTTGACACTAGCGTATTTGGTTAGGAAGTTTGGTACTGAACCCATAAACCCGGGATCAAAGCCCCTCAGTGACCccttttcttaatatttttgttatttaaaattttacctatACTATGACtccacataaaaaaaattctgggTTCGCTCCTGAATGTACGTCGGTGGTTAACAGCGGTTTGGAGGACATGATTGTAGTTACCTTTCTCGAGAAAAAGCTGACTGAAATGGACCTTACAATAAAGGATGCTATTGAGTCTGTGTATATAATAGAAAAGTTGACTAAACATAGTTGACATCGTCTAAATCGATGTGtaaaatctacaaattttaaaagtatgtgtatttaatagaaaacaaaaattagtttgtgtattaaaCGGGGATCCAAAAATAGTTcgtgtattttattagcaaataaaaaatagtttttgtattttttttaaaaaaagttcaaaatttaAACATGTTTTAGTTAAATACTAACGCCGTCATTACTGTCGTTAAACATAGTTAAAGTTGTCTAAAACTATGTATAAAACCTgtgaatttcaaaagtttgtgtatttaataggTAACGAAGTATTAAACGGAAATTAAAAAtagttcatatattttattaacaaatgaaaattagtgcgtgtatttttaaggaattttaGTAAAGAAAAGATGAAGGGTCATGTTTATAAATAACTGACAAAAGAGTGAGAAAGTCTGAAAAAAGAGGAAAATCCATTCGTCACTTTCTATTTCCTCTGTAACTAACTTTCCCGAGAAAATTTTCTGTTACTCTTCGCCGCTCGCGCTTTCTCTCCGTCGGTTTGTGAATAAACAAATCTGAACTCTCGATTCGTTTCTTTCTCTGCTCCGTTCTCTGGCTGGCCGGTTTGTGGTTTTATTTGAACACTCCGATCTCGCCCTGAGTTCCACGATCAGCTTCTTAGAACCCTAGGGTTTTGAACGAGCAATTAGGTTTCTAGGTTACGGCGGTTCTCATTTTCCTTGTAGAGGCTTGagtttttttatagatttcgaGATCGAGATAGAGATAGAGATTGTGATGAATAACAACAGAGGAAGATATCCACCGGGGAATGGAACGGGACGTGGAGCTCCGCCGCATCCTGATTATCAGCCGTATGGTCAACAACCGCAGAACCATCAGCAGTTTCAGCAGCAGCAACAGTGGAGACGCGCTCAGCTTCCTGGAAACGCTAATGAGGTCCAGAACACGACGTCGTCTCAACCTCCCGTATCTAGCAACGATCATAAGTAAGCCTTCGTTTCCTGGAAAGGTTATTTAATGAATTGATTGGATTAGAAGGCGAAGCTGATATCTCTCTTGTGCTGAATAGATTCAGCGGCTCCGTTACTCTCAGTGGCGGCAAAGATTGGAAGGCAACGTTGAAGCTCCCGCCTCCTGATACTCGTTACCAGACAGCGGTATAGCTTCCTTCTTCTGAGTTTTGGTTTAATAAGTTTTGGTCTCTTTCTGTATGTGTATGTGAACCTTCTTGTATTCAATATTGTCTGCAGGATGTGACAGCTACAAAAGGAAATGAATTCGAAGATTACTTTCTGAAAAGGGATTTGCTAAAGGGAATATACGAGAAGGGTTTTGAGAAGCCATCTCCTATTCAAGAAGAGAGCATTCCCATTGCTTTGACCGGTAGTGATATTCTTGCTAGAGCCAAAAACGGCACAGGGAAGACTGGTGCTTTCTGCATTCCACTTCTTGAGAAAATTGATCCTAATACCAATGTTATTCAAGGTTTGCTGGTTACCGTCTGGAACTCCTTCTCTATTTGTGAACAAATAGAGTTACTTTCTGTTCTGACTGGTGTTTGTTTTTTATACAGCCATGATTCTAGTTCCAACGCGAGAGCTGGCTCTTCAGACTTCGCAGGTTTGCAAGGAGCTTTCCAAGTACTTGAACATCCAGGTTATGGTCACCACTGGTGGTACCAGTTTGAGAGATGATATCATGCGGTTACACCAACCTGTACATCTGCTCGTTGGAACTCCTGGAAGAATACTGGATCTTACTAAAAAGGGAGTGTGTGTTTTGAAAGACTGCACGATGCTTGTGATGGATGAGGTGAGCTCTTGTACTATATCTTCGTTTTGTGGTTTATTGCTAAAAGCGTGATGGAAAAAACTGTAGAATTACTGCTAAAAACAAGGTTTCTGATTGATTGCATCCTACTCTATATAAATGCATTGCTATACTTACCACTTTCTGTAGtcagttttaaagttttaaatagaAGTTTTTTTATTGTGCCATAAGCTTCAAAGTTTTTAACTGATTACAAACTATCTTACCAGGCCGACAAGCTTTTGTCTGCAGAGTTCCAACCTTCTCTAGAGGAATTGATACAGTTTCTGCCAGAGAATCGTCAGCTTCTGATGTTTTCGGCTACATTTCCTGTCACTGTGAAGGCTTTTAAGGATCGGCATCTGCGGAAACCATACGTTATCAATCTCATGGATCAACTCACGCTAATGGGAGTCACACAATATTACGCTTTTGTTGAGGAGAGACAGAAGGTTCACTGCCTCAACACACTTTTCTCTAAGGTCAGATGTCTAAAACAATCCCCCGTAACCAGATAACTCTCTGCTACTCGGATTTGGATTATCTAAGCTGGTTGTCGTTTTTAATTGCAGCTGCAAATAAACCAATCGATAATCTTTTGCAACTCTGTTAATCGCGTGGAACTGTTGGCTAAGAAAATAACAGAGCTCGGTTATTCGTGCTTCTATATTCATGCGAAGATGGTTCAAGACCATAGGAACAGAGTGTTCCATGAGTTCCGCAATGGTGCTTGCAGAAATCTCGTTTGCACTGGTATGCTTTCTCGAACATGTACTTTCAACAATGATCAAGTGTAGATGATGCTGATACTGAAAAAATGACTGGTGCAGATCTGTTTACTCGTGGAATTGACATTCAAGCTGTGAATGTAGTGATTAACTttgattttccgaggacatctGAGTCGTATCTACACAGGGTAGGTCGAAAAAAATCACTTTTTCGATCTAGCTTCTTTAGTACAACAACCTCGCTTTTTATTAATTCATGCTGTGAAAATGTTCAGGTGGGCCGATCAGGACGGTTTGGACACCTTGGGTTGGCTGTGAATTTGGTAACATACGAGGACCGTTTCAAAATGTCAGTCGCTCTTCCTCTCCAATGTTCTTACggtgtcgtttttttttttcgtttttgttatagTTTTCTCAGGCatttatcatatgttttgaaaacAGGTGTCAGACTGAGCAAGAACTTGGCACTGAAATCAAACCAATTCCTTCTCAGATCGATCAAGCCATCTACTGTCAATAAACCTGTTACCGCACGAGAAATGTTACCACCCCACGAGTCACAGTGTTGATGAAAATGGTGAGgcaatttttcttcttcttagctCTTGGCAAATCAACATTGATTGCATCTGAAGACCTATGTGCCGCATTGTTCAGGTGTTTCTCAAGCTATAGTAGGAGGTGAGGGAACTGATGCTTGGCGGTTTATGTAAAGACGACTCGTTACAGATATGAACCAGTGTGGTTTGGTTTCTAATCTTTCTCTAGACTTTGTTTCGTGGTTCTAATGAAATGGGTTAACGTTGCTCATTTATCTTTGACTCGAGAAATAATAAAGACAACATAAGACTCCTACTTTTTTCCCTgttggggttttttttttattttttttttgcaacttccCTGTTGGGTTTTATACTTTTATCTAGTGAAAGCTGTACTTATTTTTTTCCCTAGTGTTATCCGTTGAGAATTTAGTTTTCaagatattttttgtttttggtttacttGTTTTTACAATATAACTCATGTGATTCAGATTCATGTGGAGATGTCTCGTTATTTGATGAATAGATAAGTCGCATTTAATTCTTTCatgtaaataaatatgtatGAAATACTACATGTTTGTATGAAACTACGGCTTTGACTTGTAGCTGACCACATTCATGGAGATAATAAATGGAACCCCACCTTGTCTGCAAGGTCATGACCAAACagtatcttctttttctttgactCTTTGCGATCCCTAAGCTTAGACAACTTGACGGTGTCGACTTTCTGCTGGCCCATTGTGGATTCTGTAAATTTTAGTAGTAATAAACAACTAGTAATAGTAAGAAGCTCAAGCACATATAACTTAGTTATCACACaaaaattacataatagtaaagaaagaatatgtatatatatatggccATTGTTCAATGTTCACTATTATTTATTAACATCATGAgcgttttcatttttttacgtTATACTCCTTGTTTGTCGCATCAAACTTCTTTTCCTTGGGCTCTAAAGTCTACAAGAGTCAAGACTACAAGTCCCTGTCGTCTCCATTACTTCCACTTCTGCTCCTTTCTTTACtaactttaattatttttctaagaaaaatGACAATACATGTTGCTCTCGTCTTTGTTTTCCCGGCTAAAAAGGATGTCACGTTTTATCCGCTTTTAATGCTCTTTTTCATTTCCTGTTTCTTGCAAATAGAAATCCTGAGAAATCCCTAGCCCACTTCTTTACTTTGCCTTAGCTGTATTCTACAACCCTGACGAGTCGGCTACTTACGAGGGTTGTATATTActctttctctctgtttcatATCAAGTATTTattgtagaaaaaaaatttgttacaaaataagtgtcgtgttcgattttcaatgtaaaatttattaattttattcagctatttatttttctattgggtAAAATATGGTTAagtatatatgtaattatgtttttatatagaaaatatacaaaattaattattttcttaatctatgtgcacaaaTCTAAAATGACACTTAAAATAAAACGGAAAGAATAGTATTCacaccttcattttttttttttgctaaaattcaCACCTTCAATGTTATCAATCAAAATCTCAAAGCTCTACTTGCATcttgacaaaaaaatgttttgtttttatgaaCAATCT comes from the Brassica napus cultivar Da-Ae chromosome A7, Da-Ae, whole genome shotgun sequence genome and includes:
- the LOC106353262 gene encoding DEAD-box ATP-dependent RNA helicase 12-like, with the translated sequence MNNNRGRYPPGNGTGRGAPPHPDYQPYGQQPQNHQQFQQQQQWRRAQLPGNANEVQNTTSSQPPVSSNDHKFSGSVTLSGGKDWKATLKLPPPDTRYQTADVTATKGNEFEDYFLKRDLLKGIYEKGFEKPSPIQEESIPIALTGSDILARAKNGTGKTGAFCIPLLEKIDPNTNVIQAMILVPTRELALQTSQVCKELSKYLNIQVMVTTGGTSLRDDIMRLHQPVHLLVGTPGRILDLTKKGVCVLKDCTMLVMDEADKLLSAEFQPSLEELIQFLPENRQLLMFSATFPVTVKAFKDRHLRKPYVINLMDQLTLMGVTQYYAFVEERQKVHCLNTLFSKLQINQSIIFCNSVNRVELLAKKITELGYSCFYIHAKMVQDHRNRVFHEFRNGACRNLVCTDLFTRGIDIQAVNVVINFDFPRTSESYLHRVGRSGRFGHLGLAVNLVTYEDRFKMCQTEQELGTEIKPIPSQIDQAIYCQ